The genome window TAAGGCAAAAAAACCGATAACATATAATATACGATCTCTAATTACTTCTCTAAAACCGTTATGGGCGATCGCAATTATTCTAGTTATATTCATATTTCGATAATAATAAATTTTACCGATTAGTAGATGATAAATAAAAGAAAAGAATTTGTCTCTCAATAGATAATAATAGTAAATTTTGGCACATACTTGACCATAAATTAGTAAACTCACTCAAATTTAACCATAAAAAATAAATTTTCCTCAAAATCAAAGAATTATCCTGCCTTATCAAGTTCAGCGATTCGGGGTACAATGTCATTAAATGTAAGATCTATTCCCCTATCACTTTTGATTCATAATCCCTAGAACGAAAATAACTAAAATTAACCTCAGTTATATTACTAGAAATATAATGACGAAAAAAGCTCAAGGAATAACCTGAAATTAAGTATCAATAAATTAGTTGAGGGCAAAAGTAAACAAATTATTACAAAAAATTACCATGAATATTCAAACCCCAGATTGGGTAAAAGATGCAGTTTTTTATCAAATATTTCCCGACAGATTTGCCGTCGGTAAACCAGAAAAACCATACCCCAATTATTGGCAATCATCGAATCTTCAACCATGGAAAACCCCTCCCACGCTACAAAAATATAAAGGGGGAAACTTTTGGGGGGTGATTGATAAGTTAGATTATTTACAAAATTTGGGCATAAATGCCATCTATTTTACCCCGGTATTTCAATCTACTTGTAATCATCGTTATCATACCCATGACTATTATCAAATAGATCCTCTTTTGGGGGGAAATTATGCTTTTCAAGAGTTTTTAACTCAAGCCCATAAACGTAATATAAAAGTGGTTTTAGATGGTGTTTTTAACCATGTAGGAAGGGGTTTTTTCTTCTTTAATGATATTTTAGAAAATGGGCCTCATTCCCCTTGGTTAGATTGGTTTAAGGTAGAAAAATGGCCTATTTCTGCTTACAATGGTGGATTTCCTGCTAATTATGCTTCTTGGGTAAATAATCGAGCTTTGCCCCAGTTTAACCACAGTAATCCTGAAGTGAAGGAATATATCATGCAGGTGGCAGAATATTGGCTTCATCAGGGCATTGATGGATGGCGTTTGGATGTGCCTAATGAGATTGAGGAGGAGGGTTTTTGGGAAGAGTTTAGGACTAGGGTAAAAGCTGTGAAATCCGATGCTTATATTGTTGGGGAAATTTGGACGGATGCTCGTCAGTGGCTCGATGGTAGTCAATTTGATGGGGTGATGAATTATTTGTTTACCGCACCGACAATGGCTTTTTGTGGGGGCGATCGCATTTTACGAAAATATGTAGAAATACCCTGTTATGAGCCTTATCCTGCCATCAAAGCCGAAGAATATCAGAACAAAATGGAAAAATTATTGGAGATGTATAACTGGGAAATAAACTTAACCCAACTAAATCTCCTTGCTAGTCATGACACCGCCCGACTACTAACCATTGCAGGAGACGACAAAAAAACCGTTGAACTATGCACCCTATTACTACTCACATTTCCCGGCGCCCCCAGTATTTATTATGGTGATGAAGTAGGTTTACCAGGAGGATTTGATCCCGATTCCCGTAGAGGCTTCCCTGATGAAGACTTATGGGACAAAAATCTTTTACACTATCACCAAGAATTAATTAAACTACGTCATCAATATCCAGCCCTGAGACGGGGTAAATATCAAGTTTTATTTGCCAAAGAAGATATTTATATATTTACCCGTACTTTGGATGAACAAAAAATAGTCATAGCCATTAACAATGGTACTCAATCCCAAACCATTACCATCCCCATAGACCATAAAATTGGTAACACCATATTCGGAGATGGCACATTTTCCCATGAGCAAGAAAATGATCAAAACTATCTTACCGTTGCTCTCTATGCCCGTAGTGGTTTGATTTTGACTTAAACAAATTAGACAAGGGGGTTAAATCCCTTGTTAAACAAGGCTTTATCACCATTCTCCACCTAACTATCAATCAAACCCTTAGAAATTAATAAACGCTCTCTTTTTTTCCGAGCAATTTCTTGTAAATTAATCGTTTTATCAGTCTCATCCACAATATCCCCCGTTAAGACTTCTAA of Cyanobacterium sp. HL-69 contains these proteins:
- a CDS encoding maltogenic amylase — encoded protein: MNIQTPDWVKDAVFYQIFPDRFAVGKPEKPYPNYWQSSNLQPWKTPPTLQKYKGGNFWGVIDKLDYLQNLGINAIYFTPVFQSTCNHRYHTHDYYQIDPLLGGNYAFQEFLTQAHKRNIKVVLDGVFNHVGRGFFFFNDILENGPHSPWLDWFKVEKWPISAYNGGFPANYASWVNNRALPQFNHSNPEVKEYIMQVAEYWLHQGIDGWRLDVPNEIEEEGFWEEFRTRVKAVKSDAYIVGEIWTDARQWLDGSQFDGVMNYLFTAPTMAFCGGDRILRKYVEIPCYEPYPAIKAEEYQNKMEKLLEMYNWEINLTQLNLLASHDTARLLTIAGDDKKTVELCTLLLLTFPGAPSIYYGDEVGLPGGFDPDSRRGFPDEDLWDKNLLHYHQELIKLRHQYPALRRGKYQVLFAKEDIYIFTRTLDEQKIVIAINNGTQSQTITIPIDHKIGNTIFGDGTFSHEQENDQNYLTVALYARSGLILT